Proteins from one Deltaproteobacteria bacterium genomic window:
- a CDS encoding ribonuclease HI, with protein MAQKFYVVWAGRQTGVFTDWATTQRSVEKFAGARFKSFPTRAEAEQAFAHGGGASHSARSANSPKASASDSQRRAAHTAHRFDVSIYCDGACDPNPGEAGSGVVVYRAGELAQLWYGLYNPTGTNNTAELNALYHALRMAEAEIEKGNSVEICSDSAYSINCIRSWAPGWEKKGWKKPGGEIKNLEIIQASYAIFGRIKKQLTLTHVSAHVGTEGNELADRMAMLGAQRKEKTLRQYEEGFDISALLKLRAG; from the coding sequence ATGGCGCAAAAATTTTACGTAGTATGGGCCGGACGGCAGACCGGTGTATTCACCGATTGGGCGACGACGCAGCGATCCGTCGAAAAGTTTGCCGGGGCGCGCTTTAAGTCCTTCCCCACCCGTGCGGAAGCTGAGCAAGCTTTCGCTCACGGCGGCGGCGCGAGCCATTCAGCGCGAAGCGCGAACAGCCCCAAAGCCAGCGCGTCGGACAGCCAACGCCGCGCCGCGCATACTGCGCATCGCTTCGATGTCAGCATTTATTGCGACGGCGCTTGCGATCCCAACCCCGGCGAAGCCGGCTCCGGTGTCGTCGTCTATCGCGCCGGCGAACTCGCGCAACTGTGGTACGGCCTGTACAACCCCACGGGCACCAACAACACCGCCGAACTGAACGCGCTCTATCACGCCTTACGCATGGCCGAAGCGGAGATTGAAAAGGGTAACAGCGTCGAGATCTGCAGCGACTCGGCGTACTCCATCAACTGCATTCGCAGTTGGGCGCCGGGCTGGGAAAAGAAAGGCTGGAAGAAACCCGGCGGCGAGATCAAGAATCTGGAAATCATCCAGGCCTCTTACGCGATCTTCGGACGAATCAAAAAACAACTCACCCTCACCCATGTCTCCGCCCATGTCGGCACTGAAGGCAACGAGCTCGCCGACCGCATGGCCATGCTCGGTGCCCAGCGTAAAGAAAAAACATTGCGGCAATATGAGGAAGGATTTGATATTTCGGCGCTGCTCAAGCTGCGCGCGGGATAA
- a CDS encoding dienelactone hydrolase family protein yields MERSDTDHRKPRIKYFMGTLIQITARDGHTLDAYLARPASNPRGGIVIAQEMYGVTSYLRDTCDFYAAQGYLAIAPALFDRRRRNLVLEYNQQNHDLAQTIYKNWNWEHALDDLDAGKSAVMEAGKVAIVGFCWGGTLAWLAACRRGYAAAVAYYGSMMPDFAAETSRCPVVAHIGSADTTMPKKRIDLFHQVQPTVPIHIYPAAQHGFDNPSRADRFHAEACQLARQRTLEFIAQHAEKRS; encoded by the coding sequence GTGGAGCGAAGCGATACCGATCATCGCAAACCACGCATCAAGTATTTCATGGGCACACTAATACAGATCACCGCTCGCGATGGCCACACCCTCGACGCCTACCTGGCCCGGCCTGCAAGTAATCCGCGCGGCGGCATCGTCATCGCCCAAGAAATGTACGGCGTCACGAGCTACTTGCGCGACACCTGCGATTTCTACGCCGCCCAGGGCTATCTCGCCATCGCCCCGGCGCTCTTCGACCGCCGGCGGCGAAATCTGGTCCTGGAATACAACCAGCAAAACCACGATCTCGCCCAGACCATTTATAAGAACTGGAACTGGGAGCACGCCCTCGACGATCTCGACGCCGGCAAGAGCGCCGTCATGGAAGCGGGGAAAGTCGCCATCGTCGGCTTCTGCTGGGGCGGCACGCTGGCTTGGCTCGCCGCCTGCCGGCGCGGCTACGCCGCCGCCGTCGCCTACTACGGCTCGATGATGCCGGACTTCGCCGCGGAAACCTCGCGCTGTCCCGTCGTCGCCCATATCGGCAGCGCCGATACGACCATGCCGAAAAAACGAATAGATCTATTTCACCAAGTGCAACCGACCGTTCCCATCCACATCTATCCCGCCGCCCAGCATGGCTTCGACAATCCCAGTCGCGCCGATCGGTTCCACGCAGAAGCCTGCCAGCTTGCGCGCCAACGGACGCTGGAATTCATCGCCCAACATGCTGAGAAAAGAAGTTAG
- a CDS encoding MmgE/PrpD family protein, which translates to MATAPVTDILAHFVTTTEIGSMSEKTLSNAKLHILDTFGVALAGVSTPVADIALGYCKSLGASSEASIWGTKAKAAVSTAAFANGLLSHALDYDDWDAFIHVGHPSSMLVGAALPLAESIGASGRDLLKAYVLGIEVICKLAANAPNVQDRGFHSTPVFGSLGATVACASLLKLDIDKVKAALGIAASAAGGIHRQQGSMVKPFHAGNSARNGAEAALLASQGFTADAAIFEAPRGFCDTFFGPETCDYDKMIDSIGKPYFLETPGLGLKWHPCSAPQFLAADTALHLKREHKIDIADVAKIAVSIPPKRYARHYAAEVKTGLRGKFAINFVVAMCFLDGKLEISTFTDEKVNRPEVQAAFNKVQVICDESIPEPGPYCPVSVELKNGTRHSFTAKIAKGDPRNPMTEDEVTEKFRGNVKAVLSEDRKRNLITAVQQLETIDNMQKLASLLTPA; encoded by the coding sequence ATGGCAACCGCACCGGTTACAGATATCCTCGCCCACTTCGTCACCACCACAGAGATCGGCTCCATGTCGGAGAAGACTCTGAGCAATGCCAAGCTGCATATTCTAGACACCTTCGGCGTCGCCCTCGCCGGAGTGAGCACGCCGGTGGCGGACATAGCGCTTGGCTACTGCAAAAGTCTCGGCGCGTCGAGTGAAGCATCGATCTGGGGGACGAAAGCAAAAGCAGCGGTCTCCACCGCCGCGTTTGCCAATGGCCTGTTATCTCACGCGCTCGACTACGACGACTGGGACGCCTTCATCCACGTCGGCCATCCGAGCAGCATGCTAGTCGGCGCCGCGTTGCCGCTGGCGGAAAGTATTGGCGCGTCGGGAAGAGATTTGCTCAAAGCCTACGTCCTCGGCATCGAAGTGATTTGCAAACTCGCCGCCAACGCACCCAACGTGCAGGACCGCGGCTTTCACAGCACGCCAGTATTCGGCAGCCTCGGCGCCACCGTCGCCTGCGCTAGTTTGTTGAAATTGGACATCGACAAAGTCAAAGCCGCCCTCGGCATCGCCGCCTCCGCCGCCGGCGGCATTCATCGCCAACAGGGTTCAATGGTCAAACCGTTTCATGCCGGCAACTCGGCGCGCAACGGCGCCGAAGCGGCGCTGCTCGCCAGCCAAGGTTTCACCGCCGACGCCGCCATATTCGAAGCGCCGCGCGGCTTCTGCGATACCTTCTTCGGTCCTGAAACCTGCGACTATGACAAAATGATCGACAGCATCGGCAAGCCGTACTTTTTAGAAACGCCGGGGCTGGGTTTGAAATGGCACCCGTGCAGCGCGCCGCAGTTTCTCGCCGCCGACACCGCGCTGCACTTGAAGCGCGAACATAAAATCGACATCGCCGACGTCGCCAAAATCGCGGTCAGCATCCCGCCCAAACGCTACGCGCGCCACTACGCGGCGGAAGTCAAAACCGGCCTGCGCGGCAAGTTCGCCATCAACTTCGTCGTCGCCATGTGCTTTCTCGACGGTAAATTGGAAATCTCCACGTTTACCGATGAGAAAGTCAATCGGCCGGAAGTGCAAGCCGCGTTTAACAAAGTCCAAGTCATCTGCGACGAGAGCATCCCCGAACCCGGCCCCTATTGTCCGGTCAGCGTCGAACTGAAAAACGGCACGCGCCACAGCTTCACGGCAAAAATCGCCAAAGGCGACCCGCGCAATCCGATGACCGAAGATGAAGTGACCGAGAAATTTCGCGGCAACGTCAAAGCCGTGCTGTCGGAAGACCGCAAGCGGAATCTCATCACTGCGGTGCAGCAACTAGAGACCATCGATAACATGCAGAAGCTGGCGAGTTTGCTAACACCGGCGTAA
- a CDS encoding CoA transferase — MSGCLNGIKVLELGNFISGPYGAMLLADMGAEVIKVENPKGGDPFRGWDFGGDQPNFWAYNRGKKSVTLNLQTPEGKEVFYGLVKQSDVVMDNYRPGVTKKLGIDFESLSKINGKIVCCSITGTGPSGPYVKRPAYDTVGQGMGGMMSVLMDPKNPKPVGPAYADCLSGMFSALGVLGALMARTTTGKGQQVDATMVGSILAFLNAPATETLAHGRIPGPYTRPRQSQTYAFACADGAMLAIHLSSPQKFWEGLCKSVGRPEMIEDPRFNTRPNRRANYDDLNKVFAEFFKEQPRAHWVEQLEANDVPHTPVYNLKEVFDDPQVKHMGMQIAIERQGKPTIKTVKFPLTHSDTPSPFPSPPPELGENNGEFLKALGYDDAKIAEFKEKGII, encoded by the coding sequence ATGAGCGGGTGTTTAAACGGTATCAAGGTTTTGGAGTTGGGCAATTTTATTTCCGGGCCCTACGGCGCGATGTTGCTAGCGGACATGGGCGCGGAAGTTATCAAAGTGGAAAATCCCAAGGGTGGCGATCCGTTTCGCGGTTGGGATTTCGGCGGCGATCAGCCCAACTTCTGGGCGTACAATCGCGGCAAGAAGAGCGTGACGCTGAATTTGCAGACGCCGGAAGGCAAAGAAGTTTTCTACGGCCTAGTGAAGCAGTCCGACGTGGTGATGGACAACTATCGTCCGGGCGTGACCAAGAAGCTCGGCATCGACTTCGAGTCGCTGAGCAAGATCAATGGGAAAATCGTTTGCTGCTCGATCACCGGCACCGGCCCGTCCGGTCCGTACGTCAAACGGCCTGCCTACGATACCGTGGGCCAAGGCATGGGCGGCATGATGAGCGTGCTGATGGATCCGAAAAATCCCAAACCGGTGGGTCCCGCTTATGCGGACTGCTTGAGCGGCATGTTCTCGGCGCTGGGCGTGCTCGGCGCGCTGATGGCGCGCACGACGACGGGCAAAGGCCAGCAGGTTGACGCGACCATGGTGGGATCGATTCTCGCTTTCTTGAATGCGCCGGCGACGGAAACGCTGGCGCATGGGCGCATTCCCGGTCCGTACACCCGGCCGCGCCAATCGCAGACCTACGCGTTCGCCTGCGCCGACGGCGCGATGTTGGCGATTCATTTATCTTCACCGCAAAAGTTTTGGGAAGGTTTGTGCAAGTCGGTCGGCCGTCCCGAGATGATCGAAGATCCGCGCTTCAACACCCGGCCCAACCGGCGCGCCAACTATGACGATCTCAACAAAGTGTTCGCGGAATTTTTCAAAGAGCAGCCGCGCGCCCACTGGGTCGAACAGCTCGAAGCCAACGATGTGCCGCACACGCCGGTCTATAATTTGAAAGAAGTTTTCGACGATCCCCAGGTCAAACACATGGGCATGCAGATCGCCATCGAGCGCCAAGGCAAACCGACGATCAAAACGGTAAAATTTCCGCTCACCCACAGCGACACACCGTCGCCGTTTCCTTCTCCGCCGCCCGAGCTCGGCGAGAACAACGGCGAGTTTTTGAAAGCGCTCGGCTATGATGACGCGAAGATCGCCGAGTTTAAGGAGAAGGGGATAATCTGA
- a CDS encoding CoA transferase gives MNGCLEGIKVLELGNFISGPYGAMLLADMGAEVIKVENPKGGDPFRGWDLGGDEPNFWAYNRGKRSVTLNLQTPEGKEIFLALARKADVVLDNYRPGVMKRLGIDYQSVSKTNPGVIYLSITGTGPTGPYVKRPAYDTVGQGLGGMMSLLMDAKNPRPIGPNYADSLSGMFATIGVLGAIAARAKTGRGQQVDTTMAGSILAFLIAPATDALATGKIPGPYTRPMQSQTYAFTGSDGAMFAIHLSSPQKFWEGLCKAAGHAELIDDPRFSTRPNRRKNYDELAKTFGEFFKEKPRAHWMERLEAEDVPHTPVYNMQEVFQDPQIKHMGLEITLERQDKPNIRTVAFPNIYSDDKNPHPLPPPELGEHNTDYLKPLGYSDQQIADFKAKGII, from the coding sequence ATGAACGGCTGCTTGGAAGGCATCAAAGTTTTAGAACTGGGCAATTTTATTTCTGGTCCCTACGGCGCGATGTTGCTCGCCGACATGGGCGCGGAAGTTATTAAGGTAGAAAATCCTAAGGGCGGCGATCCGTTTCGCGGTTGGGATTTGGGCGGCGATGAGCCGAATTTTTGGGCGTATAATCGCGGCAAGCGCAGCGTCACGTTGAATTTGCAGACGCCTGAAGGCAAAGAAATCTTTCTCGCGCTGGCGAGGAAAGCCGACGTGGTGCTCGACAACTATCGCCCAGGCGTCATGAAGCGGCTGGGCATCGATTATCAAAGCGTGAGCAAAACCAATCCCGGCGTGATTTATCTGTCGATCACCGGCACTGGACCGACGGGTCCGTACGTGAAACGGCCGGCCTACGACACCGTCGGCCAAGGGCTCGGCGGCATGATGAGTTTATTGATGGATGCCAAGAATCCGCGTCCCATCGGTCCCAATTACGCCGACAGTTTGAGCGGCATGTTCGCGACCATCGGCGTGCTCGGCGCCATCGCCGCGCGGGCGAAAACCGGCAGAGGCCAGCAGGTCGATACGACCATGGCCGGTTCGATCTTGGCTTTCTTGATTGCGCCGGCGACCGATGCACTGGCGACTGGAAAAATTCCCGGTCCGTACACCCGGCCGATGCAATCCCAGACCTACGCATTTACCGGTTCCGACGGCGCGATGTTCGCGATTCATCTATCTTCGCCGCAGAAGTTTTGGGAAGGGCTGTGCAAAGCCGCCGGCCATGCGGAACTGATCGACGATCCGCGCTTTAGCACGCGGCCGAACCGGCGCAAGAATTATGACGAACTGGCTAAAACTTTCGGCGAGTTCTTCAAGGAAAAACCGCGCGCGCACTGGATGGAACGGCTTGAAGCCGAAGACGTGCCGCACACGCCGGTCTACAACATGCAGGAAGTTTTCCAAGACCCGCAGATCAAACATATGGGCCTGGAAATCACTCTCGAACGCCAAGACAAACCGAACATCCGCACCGTGGCGTTTCCAAACATCTACAGCGACGACAAAAATCCTCATCCACTGCCGCCGCCGGAGTTGGGCGAGCATAATACCGATTACTTAAAACCTCTCGGTTATTCAGATCAGCAGATCGCGGATTTTAAAGCGAAGGGGATTATCTGA
- a CDS encoding glutathione S-transferase family protein, giving the protein MKLYYHPLSSYSQKTLMAFYEKGCAFEPVLINLMDEKAKDEYKKIYPMGKVPFLRIEEKSWSVPESSIIVEYIDRHCPGGMKLIPDDPDLARQVRMRDRFFDLYVNDPMVKIFFDGFRPEGQKDPYGVQQAKDLLDISFAMIDQEMANKSWAMGDLFSMADCAAAPALGYCRMVYPFAKHKNVVAYMNRLAERASFQKVLEEAAPYLKAFKK; this is encoded by the coding sequence ATGAAACTCTACTACCACCCACTTTCTTCATATTCCCAGAAAACTCTCATGGCCTTTTACGAGAAGGGCTGCGCCTTTGAACCCGTGCTGATCAACTTGATGGATGAGAAGGCTAAGGACGAGTACAAGAAGATTTACCCGATGGGTAAAGTTCCGTTTCTGCGTATCGAAGAAAAGTCGTGGAGCGTGCCGGAGTCGAGCATTATCGTCGAGTACATCGACCGGCATTGCCCCGGCGGTATGAAATTAATTCCCGACGATCCGGATCTGGCGCGCCAGGTGCGCATGCGCGATCGCTTCTTCGATCTCTACGTCAACGATCCGATGGTGAAGATTTTCTTCGATGGCTTTCGCCCTGAAGGTCAGAAAGATCCGTACGGCGTGCAGCAGGCGAAGGATCTCTTGGATATTTCGTTCGCGATGATCGATCAGGAGATGGCGAACAAGAGTTGGGCGATGGGCGATTTATTCTCCATGGCTGACTGCGCGGCGGCGCCGGCGCTGGGTTATTGTCGGATGGTTTATCCGTTCGCCAAGCACAAGAATGTCGTTGCGTACATGAACCGGCTCGCCGAGCGCGCTTCTTTTCAAAAGGTGCTTGAGGAAGCCGCGCCCTATCTCAAAGCGTTCAAGAAATAA
- a CDS encoding NAD(P)/FAD-dependent oxidoreductase — protein MTQFDVVVIGAGAAGLMCAIEAGKRGRRVMVIEHCDRVGKKILISGGGRCNFTNLYVTPDNFISANPHFCKSALARYSQWDFIAMVERHGIAYHEKELGQLFCDQSARQIVKMLSDECAQAGVRISTDCHVTGVERGAVGFIVKTNRGSMAAASLVIACGGLSVPKIGATAFGYELAKKLGHSVVPTRAGLVPLIFGADDLVRYKDLSGVAVPVEVGCGRQKFSNAMLFTHRGISGPAILQISSYWKPDGELSLDFLPLTDADAWLKKRQSARPDAELKTVLGEFLPKRLAQRLCDIELGNRPLRQYTQRDLRGVCERLKSWRMQPSESEGYRSAEVTLGGVDTDELSSTTMESKIVPGLYFIGEVVDVTGHLGGFNFQWAWSSGWAAGQSV, from the coding sequence ATGACCCAGTTCGATGTTGTCGTTATCGGCGCCGGCGCCGCGGGTTTGATGTGCGCCATCGAGGCGGGCAAGCGCGGCCGGCGCGTGATGGTCATCGAGCACTGCGACCGGGTCGGCAAAAAAATTCTCATCTCCGGCGGCGGCCGCTGTAACTTCACCAATCTCTACGTCACGCCGGATAATTTTATCTCGGCCAATCCGCATTTCTGCAAGTCGGCGCTGGCGCGCTACAGCCAGTGGGATTTCATCGCCATGGTCGAGCGCCACGGCATCGCTTACCACGAGAAAGAGCTTGGCCAACTATTTTGCGATCAGTCGGCGCGCCAGATCGTCAAAATGCTCAGCGACGAATGCGCCCAGGCTGGCGTGCGGATCAGCACCGATTGCCATGTCACCGGCGTGGAACGCGGCGCGGTTGGCTTCATCGTCAAAACCAACCGCGGCTCGATGGCTGCGGCTTCACTGGTGATCGCTTGCGGCGGTTTGTCCGTGCCCAAGATTGGCGCGACGGCGTTTGGTTACGAATTGGCGAAGAAATTAGGTCACAGCGTGGTGCCGACACGCGCGGGTTTGGTTCCGTTGATTTTTGGTGCTGACGATTTGGTGCGCTACAAAGATTTATCAGGCGTCGCTGTGCCGGTAGAAGTCGGCTGCGGCCGGCAGAAATTTTCCAACGCCATGTTGTTCACCCATCGCGGCATCAGCGGCCCGGCGATCTTGCAGATCTCGTCCTATTGGAAACCGGACGGAGAATTGTCGCTGGATTTTCTGCCCTTGACCGATGCCGATGCTTGGCTCAAGAAACGGCAATCGGCTCGCCCAGATGCCGAGTTGAAAACCGTGCTCGGCGAATTTTTACCAAAACGTTTGGCGCAGCGCTTGTGCGATATCGAACTGGGCAACCGGCCGCTGCGTCAATATACGCAGCGCGACCTGCGCGGCGTCTGCGAGCGCTTAAAGAGCTGGCGCATGCAGCCGAGCGAAAGCGAAGGCTATCGCAGCGCCGAAGTTACGCTTGGCGGTGTCGACACCGATGAACTCTCGTCGACGACGATGGAATCGAAAATCGTCCCCGGCCTCTATTTCATCGGCGAAGTCGTCGATGTCACGGGCCATCTCGGCGGCTTCAATTTTCAGTGGGCTTGGTCGTCGGGTTGGGCAGCCGGGCAATCCGTTTAG
- a CDS encoding DUF1003 domain-containing protein: MVNADIFNDVPLFALLDADERQVLAQQVSVRTFAKGETIFRTGEPGHYAYLIQFGKVNVSIRDLADEEILLEEAEAGGLLGMSSLLAQANHLTTAVALEDTGAIEIDRGDISALLTRKPLAGLDMMTMIEKQLRETQEIMRTRVSRNLNIEMEGAESLGERMADGVAKFGGSWRFVISFGVVLVIYALINIFISKPWDPYPFILLNLFLSMLAAIQAPVIMMSQNRQDTKDRMRSELDYNVNLKAELEVGELLRRVGRIEQRLGR, from the coding sequence ATGGTCAATGCTGATATCTTCAACGATGTGCCTCTGTTCGCTTTGCTCGACGCCGACGAGCGGCAAGTCTTGGCGCAGCAAGTGTCGGTTCGAACATTCGCCAAAGGCGAGACGATATTTCGCACTGGTGAGCCTGGCCATTACGCCTATCTCATCCAATTCGGTAAAGTGAACGTCAGTATTCGGGATTTAGCCGACGAAGAAATCTTGCTCGAGGAAGCGGAAGCCGGCGGACTATTGGGCATGTCGTCGTTGCTCGCTCAAGCGAACCATCTGACCACCGCCGTGGCGCTCGAAGACACCGGCGCTATCGAGATCGATCGCGGCGATATTAGCGCCCTGCTGACGCGCAAGCCGCTCGCCGGATTGGACATGATGACGATGATCGAGAAGCAGCTACGCGAGACTCAAGAGATCATGCGCACGCGGGTGTCGCGTAATTTGAACATTGAAATGGAAGGCGCCGAATCCCTCGGCGAACGAATGGCCGACGGTGTGGCCAAGTTCGGCGGCTCGTGGCGATTTGTAATCAGCTTCGGCGTGGTCTTGGTGATTTACGCATTGATCAATATTTTTATCTCCAAGCCTTGGGATCCTTATCCATTTATCTTGCTCAATTTGTTTTTGTCGATGCTGGCGGCGATCCAAGCGCCGGTGATCATGATGAGCCAGAATCGCCAGGACACCAAGGATCGCATGCGCAGCGAGTTGGACTACAACGTCAACTTGAAGGCCGAGCTGGAAGTCGGCGAACTGCTGCGCCGCGTCGGCCGCATTGAGCAACGGCTTGGCAGATAA
- a CDS encoding amidohydrolase produces MMIIDSQVHIWAPETAEKPYAVDNASKPHRTTPLGHDELLREMDGAGVERCILVPPTWEADRNDTSLEAARLHPDRFRVMGRLALTKPESRALMATWTQQPHMLGIRMVFNRGQSAQWLNDGSADWFWAAAERYDVPVMAMAPNDVPKFGEIAERHPGLRLIVDHMGLNTMWRGKSLEPAVADVIKLARHKNIAVKVSALPCYVDEAYPFPTLHPLVRRVVDAFGPQRCFWGTDLSHLPCSYKQVVTLFTEEMKSLTANELEWIMGRAIAEWLRWPLAK; encoded by the coding sequence ATGATGATCATCGATTCCCAAGTCCACATCTGGGCACCGGAAACAGCGGAAAAACCTTACGCCGTCGACAACGCTTCCAAACCGCACCGCACCACGCCGCTCGGCCACGATGAACTGCTGCGCGAAATGGACGGCGCCGGCGTAGAGCGCTGTATTCTCGTGCCGCCGACTTGGGAAGCCGACCGCAACGATACGTCATTGGAGGCGGCGCGTTTGCATCCCGATCGCTTTCGCGTGATGGGCAGATTAGCGTTAACCAAACCCGAAAGCCGCGCGTTGATGGCGACCTGGACGCAGCAGCCGCATATGCTCGGCATCCGCATGGTTTTCAATCGCGGCCAATCGGCGCAATGGTTGAACGACGGCAGCGCCGATTGGTTTTGGGCCGCCGCCGAACGCTACGACGTGCCGGTGATGGCGATGGCCCCCAACGACGTGCCGAAATTTGGCGAGATCGCCGAGCGCCATCCGGGTTTGCGCTTGATCGTCGATCACATGGGGCTCAACACCATGTGGCGCGGCAAATCCCTCGAACCGGCGGTCGCCGACGTGATCAAACTGGCGCGCCACAAAAATATCGCCGTGAAAGTTTCCGCGTTGCCGTGCTACGTCGATGAAGCGTATCCGTTTCCGACTTTGCATCCGTTGGTGCGCCGCGTTGTCGACGCCTTCGGGCCGCAGCGTTGTTTTTGGGGCACCGATCTTTCCCACTTGCCTTGTTCGTACAAACAAGTGGTGACGCTGTTCACCGAAGAAATGAAATCGCTCACGGCCAATGAATTAGAATGGATCATGGGCCGCGCCATCGCCGAATGGCTGCGCTGGCCGCTGGCGAAATAA
- the hemG gene encoding protoporphyrinogen oxidase, whose amino-acid sequence MIHRVIVIGGGIAGLAAAHRLTELASAKSLSIDIKLLETSARLGGSIATERIGDFLIEAGPDSFITEKPWALRLCERIGLRSRLVSTQAANQKIFIVHGGKLVQLPEGFFLLAPTRLWPFLQTPLFSWAGKLRMASEIFLPRGASNDDESLGSFVRRRFGNEALERVAQPLVGGIYASDPDQLSLNATMPRFQEMERDKRSVIYAMWSAQRERAKSATSAETGSGARWSLFVTLAGGMQELVDNLAQRLAPGTVRLNSAATELKRNTDNTWRVTVGGNEIIEADAVILAAPAFRSGQLLESIDSNAANDLKNISYASTATVSLAYRRADFPQVPNSFGFVVPAIEKRKIMACTFSSLKYPGRAPDDCVLMRAFVGGSLQPELFSDDNQRMEQNVRDELAALLGIRAKPQFVRIWRHPNSMPQYHVGHDARIKRIEAALQSFPDLALAGSAYHGVGISDCVRTGEEAAEKVFAQGSP is encoded by the coding sequence ATGATTCATCGCGTCATTGTCATCGGCGGCGGCATCGCCGGACTCGCCGCCGCGCATCGCCTCACGGAACTTGCCAGCGCGAAGTCACTCAGCATCGACATTAAATTGCTCGAAACCTCAGCGCGTCTCGGCGGCTCCATCGCCACCGAGCGCATCGGCGACTTTCTCATCGAAGCCGGACCGGATTCGTTTATCACCGAAAAACCCTGGGCGCTCCGGCTCTGCGAGCGCATCGGACTTAGATCGCGCTTGGTTTCGACCCAAGCGGCCAATCAGAAAATTTTTATCGTCCATGGCGGTAAGCTCGTGCAACTCCCAGAAGGTTTCTTCTTGCTCGCACCGACGCGCCTGTGGCCGTTCTTGCAAACACCGCTGTTCTCCTGGGCCGGCAAGCTGCGCATGGCGAGCGAAATATTTTTGCCGCGCGGCGCATCGAATGACGACGAAAGCCTCGGCTCCTTCGTGCGCCGCCGCTTCGGCAACGAAGCTCTTGAACGAGTCGCCCAACCTTTGGTCGGCGGCATCTACGCCTCCGATCCCGATCAACTAAGTCTCAACGCCACGATGCCGCGCTTCCAAGAAATGGAACGCGACAAGCGCAGCGTCATTTACGCCATGTGGTCGGCCCAGCGTGAGCGCGCCAAAAGTGCGACGTCAGCCGAAACCGGCAGCGGCGCGCGCTGGAGTTTGTTCGTCACCCTCGCGGGCGGCATGCAGGAACTGGTCGACAACCTCGCCCAGCGGCTGGCGCCAGGCACCGTGCGTTTAAATTCTGCGGCGACAGAATTGAAACGCAACACCGATAACACTTGGCGCGTCACGGTGGGCGGCAATGAAATCATCGAAGCCGACGCGGTCATCCTCGCCGCGCCGGCGTTTCGTTCCGGCCAATTGCTCGAATCTATCGACTCCAACGCCGCCAACGATCTGAAAAACATCTCCTATGCTTCCACCGCCACTGTCAGCCTCGCTTATCGGCGCGCAGATTTTCCTCAAGTACCGAATAGCTTCGGCTTCGTCGTGCCGGCGATAGAGAAACGCAAGATCATGGCGTGCACCTTCAGCAGTTTAAAATATCCCGGCCGCGCGCCTGACGATTGTGTGCTAATGCGCGCCTTTGTCGGCGGCAGTCTGCAGCCGGAATTATTCAGCGACGACAATCAACGGATGGAGCAGAACGTCCGCGATGAATTAGCAGCGTTGCTCGGTATCCGCGCTAAGCCGCAATTCGTCCGCATCTGGCGCCACCCCAACTCCATGCCGCAATATCACGTCGGCCACGACGCCCGCATCAAGCGAATCGAAGCGGCATTGCAATCATTTCCCGATCTCGCCCTCGCCGGCAGTGCCTATCACGGCGTCGGCATCTCGGATTGCGTCCGCACCGGCGAAGAAGCGGCGGAAAAAGTTTTTGCCCAAGGTTCCCCGTAG